From a single Pseudomonas sp. A34-9 genomic region:
- a CDS encoding HEAT repeat domain-containing protein — translation MTSIFAVTDNDEILALQPRLTADDAGVRRIALIDLADLEEPDGLLWLVDRLAQDPAEEVRTEAARLLEAWEDQPVVQALCEALTDPSPAVQAAAAQSLSLLKTEAAGRVILPWTDHADVSVRIAAFRALRELRFADAAPAAVAALNDADANVRREAVGVLGWLKQLDALPALARLASDDPDTEVRRAATGALGLASGAEVLPALRQALQDNAWQVREEAATTLGKVGHSDAGPALVEALSDDYWQVRLRATRSLGRLRFAPALDALIDTLGHRISNLRKEAALALGELNDRGAVAALQAAQDDGDPEVRKAVRIALSQLQ, via the coding sequence ATGACCTCTATTTTTGCTGTGACCGATAACGATGAGATCCTCGCCCTGCAACCGCGCCTGACCGCTGACGACGCCGGTGTGCGGCGTATTGCGCTGATTGATCTGGCGGATCTGGAAGAGCCGGATGGCTTGCTTTGGCTGGTTGATCGCCTCGCTCAGGATCCCGCCGAAGAAGTCCGCACTGAAGCCGCGCGGTTGCTGGAGGCCTGGGAAGATCAGCCTGTTGTGCAAGCCTTGTGCGAAGCGCTGACCGACCCGTCGCCTGCCGTGCAAGCCGCCGCAGCCCAAAGCTTGAGCCTGCTCAAGACCGAGGCGGCGGGGCGGGTGATTCTGCCGTGGACCGATCATGCCGACGTCAGCGTACGCATCGCCGCGTTCCGCGCCCTACGTGAATTGCGTTTCGCCGATGCCGCGCCGGCTGCCGTGGCGGCGCTCAACGATGCTGACGCCAATGTGCGCCGCGAAGCCGTAGGCGTACTCGGCTGGCTCAAGCAACTCGATGCATTACCGGCATTGGCACGACTGGCCAGCGACGATCCGGACACCGAAGTCCGCCGCGCTGCCACCGGTGCCCTTGGTCTGGCCTCTGGTGCTGAAGTCCTCCCGGCACTGCGTCAGGCTTTGCAGGACAACGCCTGGCAAGTGCGCGAAGAAGCTGCGACGACTTTGGGCAAGGTCGGCCACAGCGACGCCGGCCCGGCACTGGTTGAAGCCTTGAGTGACGACTACTGGCAAGTGCGCCTGCGCGCCACCCGCAGCCTCGGCCGCTTGCGTTTCGCTCCGGCGCTGGACGCGCTGATTGACACCCTCGGCCATCGCATCAGCAACCTGCGCAAGGAAGCCGCGCTGGCCTTGGGCGAGTTGAATGATCGCGGCGCCGTGGCCGCGTTGCAGGCCGCGCAGGATGACGGCGACCCGGAAGTGCGCAAAGCCGTGCGCATTGCCTTGAGTCAGCTGCAATGA
- a CDS encoding DUF971 domain-containing protein has product MNPLSVGNSQQEQTLRLVWPDGREQQLNHAELRRQCPCSQCRAFRLKGLTPQVDDRVRLIELNPQGYGVQLVFSDGHQRGIYPWAYLANLIP; this is encoded by the coding sequence ATGAATCCGCTGTCGGTGGGGAACTCGCAGCAGGAGCAGACGCTGCGCCTCGTCTGGCCGGACGGCCGCGAACAGCAACTCAACCACGCCGAACTGCGCCGCCAGTGCCCGTGCTCGCAATGCCGCGCGTTTCGCCTGAAAGGCCTGACGCCACAGGTGGATGATCGCGTGCGCCTGATCGAACTCAACCCACAGGGCTACGGCGTGCAACTGGTCTTCAGCGACGGCCACCAGCGCGGCATTTATCCGTGGGCCTATCTGGCAAACCTCATCCCATAG
- a CDS encoding phosphoethanolamine--lipid A transferase, whose amino-acid sequence MALGNGLRLPSITPTRLVLLFSLALVALYNLATWKALGTLITLQGAHKVAFFASFGLFLWAAITLLLTLVSFRWTLKPVLTVVALLSACAAYFMNEYGITIDTVMIQNVFETNPAEATALFNGKLLAYVLLLGVLPAALIWRWPLSYRPFLRGLLNKVLVIVACVLVIAASVGAFYSTYAPIFREEDKLTHFINPTNYIYAISKYTKQRLGIKKHFVVQAIGEDAVMSAKAASREKKSLMVFVVGETARADHFSLNGYARETNPELSKLDILNFTQVHSCGTSTAVSVPCMFSMFPREDYSDKKGKTYEGLLDILQRAGVQVLWLDNNSDCKGTCLRVPHRDISKNQPGPFCDGNNCLDEALLADLQGYIDSLKGHAIIVLHADGSHGPEYYERYPKDMERFKPICHTNQLGSCSRDELVNVYDNTILYTDHFLAKVIELLKRNQQTLDTSMIYVSDHGESLGENGLYLHAAPYALAPEAQTHVPMVMWFGNGTLASEGIDRGCLQGKTGQADLSHDNLFHSVLGLFEVKTSLYQPGLDIFHGCRPSMTAAQ is encoded by the coding sequence ATGGCTTTGGGCAACGGACTGCGTTTACCGTCCATCACTCCTACCCGACTGGTGCTGCTGTTTTCCCTGGCGCTGGTGGCGTTGTACAACCTGGCGACCTGGAAGGCGCTGGGCACACTGATCACCCTGCAAGGCGCGCACAAAGTGGCGTTCTTTGCTTCGTTCGGGCTGTTTCTCTGGGCCGCGATCACCCTGCTGCTGACCCTGGTGTCGTTTCGCTGGACACTGAAACCGGTGCTCACCGTGGTCGCCCTGCTCTCGGCGTGCGCCGCGTATTTCATGAACGAATACGGCATCACCATCGACACGGTGATGATCCAGAATGTCTTCGAAACCAACCCCGCCGAAGCCACCGCGCTGTTCAACGGCAAGCTGCTGGCTTACGTGCTGCTGCTCGGTGTGTTGCCAGCGGCGTTGATCTGGCGTTGGCCGCTCAGTTATCGGCCGTTCTTGCGCGGTCTGCTCAACAAGGTGCTGGTGATCGTCGCCTGTGTGCTGGTGATCGCCGCGTCGGTGGGCGCGTTCTATTCGACCTACGCGCCGATCTTTCGCGAGGAAGACAAGCTCACCCACTTCATCAACCCGACCAACTACATCTACGCGATCAGCAAGTACACCAAGCAACGCCTGGGCATCAAAAAGCACTTTGTGGTGCAGGCCATTGGCGAAGACGCGGTGATGAGCGCCAAGGCGGCCAGCCGCGAGAAGAAATCGCTGATGGTGTTTGTGGTCGGTGAAACCGCCCGCGCCGATCACTTTTCGCTGAACGGTTATGCGCGCGAGACCAATCCCGAGCTGAGCAAACTCGACATTCTCAATTTCACCCAAGTGCACTCCTGCGGCACGTCGACGGCGGTCTCGGTGCCGTGCATGTTCTCGATGTTCCCGCGGGAAGATTACAGCGACAAGAAAGGCAAAACCTACGAAGGCCTGCTCGACATTCTCCAGCGTGCCGGCGTGCAAGTGCTGTGGCTGGACAACAACAGCGACTGCAAAGGCACCTGCCTGCGCGTGCCGCATCGCGATATTTCGAAGAACCAGCCGGGGCCGTTCTGCGACGGCAACAACTGCCTCGACGAAGCACTGCTGGCCGATCTGCAAGGCTACATCGACAGCCTCAAGGGCCACGCGATCATCGTCCTGCACGCCGACGGCAGCCACGGCCCCGAGTACTACGAGCGCTATCCGAAAGACATGGAGCGCTTCAAGCCGATCTGCCACACCAATCAACTGGGCAGTTGCAGCCGCGATGAACTGGTGAACGTGTACGACAACACGATTCTGTACACCGACCATTTCCTTGCCAAGGTCATCGAACTGCTCAAGCGCAATCAGCAGACCCTGGATACATCGATGATCTATGTCTCCGACCACGGCGAATCGCTGGGCGAGAACGGCTTGTACCTGCACGCGGCGCCGTATGCGCTGGCGCCGGAAGCACAGACCCATGTGCCAATGGTGATGTGGTTTGGCAATGGCACGCTGGCCAGTGAAGGGATTGATCGCGGCTGCCTGCAAGGCAAGACCGGGCAGGCGGATCTGAGCCATGACAACCTGTTTCACTCGGTGCTGGGGTTGTTTGAGGTGAAGACCTCGCTGTATCAGCCGGGGCTGGATATTTTTCATGGGTGCAGGCCTTCAATGACGGCTGCGCAATAA
- a CDS encoding TorF family putative porin, whose protein sequence is MKALPLFALSFFSVLPLSSFAIPLNDDFAVLVDLTLASDYRTRGISQTQNDPAVQAGLTLAHSSGLYLGAWSSNVDFGGGLKTRQEVDYYAGWLWQATDEVSLDLGYLKYAYPKESQFNQSEVYGILGVYGVKVAAYYSSDAPGVDSKQSSLYSYVSYETQLPFDSGLKLRYGNMDFKDPHLYSASGSAEESYREWEVKVTHNLAGVVLGLSYIDTDLSQSQCLSNWGFKDVCTATVVASVSKSF, encoded by the coding sequence ATGAAAGCCTTGCCCCTGTTCGCCCTGAGTTTCTTCAGCGTGCTGCCGTTGAGCAGTTTCGCGATCCCCTTGAACGACGACTTCGCCGTGCTGGTGGATCTGACCCTGGCCAGCGACTACCGCACCCGTGGCATTTCGCAAACCCAGAATGACCCTGCCGTGCAGGCCGGTCTGACCCTCGCCCACAGCAGCGGTCTGTACCTTGGCGCCTGGAGTTCCAACGTCGATTTCGGCGGTGGCCTGAAAACCCGTCAGGAAGTCGATTACTACGCCGGCTGGCTATGGCAGGCCACTGATGAGGTCAGCCTCGATCTGGGCTACCTCAAGTACGCGTACCCCAAGGAAAGCCAGTTCAACCAGAGCGAGGTCTACGGGATTCTCGGGGTCTACGGGGTGAAAGTGGCGGCGTATTACTCGAGTGATGCGCCGGGAGTCGATAGCAAGCAGAGTTCGCTGTACAGCTACGTCAGTTATGAAACGCAATTGCCGTTCGATTCAGGGCTGAAGCTGCGTTACGGCAATATGGATTTCAAGGATCCGCATTTGTATTCGGCGTCAGGCAGCGCCGAAGAGTCGTACCGCGAATGGGAGGTCAAAGTTACCCATAATCTGGCCGGGGTGGTGCTGGGGTTGAGCTATATCGACACCGATCTGTCGCAGAGCCAGTGCCTGAGTAATTGGGGTTTCAAGGATGTGTGCACCGCCACAGTGGTCGCCAGCGTCAGCAAATCCTTCTGA
- a CDS encoding amidohydrolase, translated as MKRFIPKLLVLAVSFASMEAMAAADLILLNGKIFTADRAQPKVQALAVENGKVLKVGTDAQIKALIEPATQVIDLKGKALMPGLIDSHSHAIFGGLEMVSANMEDEVVDLDELQKRLRDWREDGKARHGDVLSIAGMSSAYWAQAEALGKTFNSGEWADVPVVFIGSDHHTAWANNVMLKRAGIDAALLKTLPDAEKDTIGKRANGEPNGFVVDAGWDRVASKMPVPSPADMLNAAKSAVRYNNSLGITAWMDPAANAAPGEAVFALKPTEKTVGVLPAYKALSESGDMSVHVAALLVANPKSVPADLDTLDKVRQQFQGIPNLTLPGIKIFADGVIEFPAQSAAMIDPYSNSHKQGELLIDPQHFGELVSAIDQRGWLVHIHAIGDRAVRESLNGIAQARKDRQSGVTHSITHLQMVNPKEFARFKPLNVIASMQLLWASADDYTTDMIKPYVSALAFRYQYPAHSLLKQGATIAGASDWPVSSPNPFNAMAQAITRVGPLGVLNADERLDRDTMFYAYTVNAARTIGLEKQIGSLTPGKQADFIVLDRDVFSVDNKALHDTQVLQTWFGGRQVYTAAQ; from the coding sequence ATGAAAAGATTCATTCCAAAGCTGTTGGTACTCGCCGTAAGTTTTGCCTCGATGGAAGCCATGGCCGCCGCCGATCTAATCCTGCTCAACGGCAAGATTTTCACCGCCGACCGCGCTCAACCCAAAGTTCAAGCGCTGGCCGTGGAAAACGGCAAGGTGCTGAAAGTCGGCACCGATGCGCAGATCAAAGCCTTGATCGAACCCGCTACCCAAGTCATCGACCTCAAGGGCAAAGCGTTGATGCCCGGCCTGATCGACAGCCATTCCCACGCCATTTTCGGTGGACTGGAAATGGTCTCGGCGAACATGGAAGACGAAGTCGTCGACCTCGACGAACTGCAAAAACGCCTGCGCGACTGGCGCGAAGACGGCAAGGCCAGGCACGGTGATGTGCTGAGCATTGCCGGCATGAGCTCGGCTTACTGGGCGCAAGCCGAGGCCTTGGGCAAAACCTTCAACAGCGGCGAATGGGCCGATGTACCGGTGGTGTTCATTGGCAGCGACCACCACACGGCGTGGGCCAACAATGTGATGCTCAAGCGCGCCGGCATAGACGCCGCGCTGCTGAAAACCCTGCCCGACGCGGAAAAAGACACCATCGGCAAACGGGCCAACGGTGAGCCGAACGGCTTTGTCGTCGACGCCGGCTGGGATCGGGTCGCCTCGAAAATGCCGGTGCCAAGCCCCGCCGACATGTTGAACGCCGCCAAGTCAGCGGTGCGCTACAACAACAGCCTCGGCATCACCGCGTGGATGGACCCGGCCGCCAACGCTGCACCGGGCGAAGCGGTGTTTGCCCTCAAACCCACCGAGAAAACCGTCGGCGTGCTGCCGGCCTATAAAGCCCTCTCGGAAAGCGGCGACATGAGCGTGCACGTCGCGGCGCTGCTGGTGGCCAACCCGAAAAGCGTGCCCGCCGACCTCGATACGCTGGACAAGGTGCGCCAGCAATTTCAGGGCATTCCCAACCTGACCCTGCCCGGTATCAAGATCTTTGCCGACGGCGTGATTGAATTCCCGGCGCAGAGCGCGGCGATGATCGACCCGTACAGCAACTCGCACAAACAGGGCGAATTGCTGATCGATCCGCAGCATTTCGGTGAACTGGTCAGCGCCATCGACCAGCGCGGCTGGCTGGTGCACATCCATGCGATCGGCGACCGCGCGGTGCGCGAATCGCTGAACGGCATCGCGCAGGCGCGCAAGGATCGGCAGAGCGGCGTGACCCACTCGATCACCCACCTGCAAATGGTCAACCCGAAAGAGTTCGCCCGTTTCAAGCCGCTCAACGTCATCGCCTCGATGCAACTGCTCTGGGCCAGCGCCGACGACTACACCACCGACATGATCAAGCCCTACGTCAGCGCCCTCGCCTTCCGCTATCAGTACCCGGCGCATTCACTGCTCAAACAAGGCGCGACGATTGCCGGCGCGAGTGACTGGCCGGTGTCGTCGCCGAACCCGTTCAATGCCATGGCGCAGGCGATTACTCGTGTCGGCCCGCTGGGCGTGCTCAATGCCGACGAGCGTCTGGACCGCGACACGATGTTCTATGCCTACACCGTTAATGCGGCGCGCACGATTGGCCTGGAAAAACAGATCGGCTCGCTGACGCCGGGCAAGCAGGCGGACTTTATCGTGCTCGACCGCGACGTGTTCAGCGTCGACAACAAAGCCTTGCATGACACCCAGGTGCTGCAAACCTGGTTCGGCGGTCGTCAGGTCTACACCGCCGCCCAATAA
- a CDS encoding LysR family transcriptional regulator has translation MDKLGALKMFVVTAQLGSFSRAAEQLGKTPSALTKAVNHLESELGARLFERSTRRILLTEIGRVYLETARLVLQRLDEASEEIEQLQHGLRGNLKITAPLAYGRAFLDQVCDGFLQQYPQISLQVDLCDAFVNLLESGYDLALREGHDDLPGLIARVVGSNRLALCGSPEYLVRKGLPVNPQTLEQHEWLLYQHPLLSREFWWAECDGQRLSLAQPAAPRLRSDNYDLLLASALAGRGLLHTPLWSAAPYLADGRLVRVMADYEIDPDSFGPHILAVYPSHRRATAKVVAFIDYIAAFLAERGLS, from the coding sequence ATGGACAAGTTGGGTGCATTGAAAATGTTCGTGGTCACCGCGCAGCTCGGCAGTTTCAGCCGCGCCGCCGAGCAGTTGGGCAAGACCCCGTCGGCGCTGACCAAAGCGGTCAATCACCTGGAGTCGGAGCTGGGCGCACGGCTGTTCGAGCGCAGCACCCGGCGGATTCTGCTCACCGAAATCGGTCGGGTGTACCTGGAAACCGCACGCCTGGTGTTGCAGCGGCTGGATGAGGCCAGTGAGGAAATCGAGCAGTTGCAGCACGGCTTGCGCGGCAACCTGAAAATCACCGCGCCGCTGGCCTATGGACGGGCGTTTCTCGATCAGGTGTGTGACGGTTTTTTGCAGCAATACCCGCAGATCAGCCTGCAAGTGGACCTGTGCGATGCGTTCGTCAATCTGCTGGAAAGTGGCTACGACCTGGCGCTGCGTGAGGGCCACGATGATTTGCCGGGGTTGATTGCGCGGGTGGTCGGCAGCAATCGTCTGGCCCTGTGCGGCAGCCCGGAGTATTTGGTGCGCAAAGGCTTGCCGGTCAATCCGCAGACCCTTGAACAGCATGAATGGCTGCTCTATCAGCACCCGTTGCTCAGCCGCGAATTCTGGTGGGCCGAGTGCGACGGGCAGCGCTTGAGCCTGGCGCAACCGGCGGCGCCGCGGTTGCGCAGTGACAATTATGACTTGCTGCTGGCCAGTGCCCTGGCCGGGCGCGGTTTGCTGCACACGCCGCTGTGGAGCGCCGCGCCGTACCTGGCCGACGGGCGACTGGTGCGGGTCATGGCTGACTATGAGATCGACCCGGACAGCTTCGGCCCGCACATTCTGGCGGTGTACCCGAGCCATCGCCGAGCCACGGCCAAGGTCGTCGCCTTCATCGATTACATCGCCGCATTTCTGGCCGAACGCGGTCTTAGCTGA
- the lexA gene encoding transcriptional repressor LexA codes for MYSMTSLTPRRTAILTFIRDRIAEHGQPPSLAEISEAFGFASRSVARKHVLALTEAGFIEVNPHQARGIRLLGQPPRPELLDIPVLGRVAAGAPIGADADIHSRLMLDPALFSRTPDYMLRVQGDSMIEDGILDGDLVGVRRNPEALNGQIVVARLDGEVTIKRFERVGDEVRLLPRNPAYQPIVVRDDQDLAIEGVFCGLVRQG; via the coding sequence ATGTACTCCATGACAAGCCTGACTCCCCGCCGTACCGCCATTCTGACTTTTATCCGCGATCGAATCGCCGAACACGGTCAGCCCCCAAGCCTCGCTGAAATCAGCGAGGCTTTTGGTTTTGCCTCGCGCAGCGTGGCGCGCAAGCACGTGCTGGCGCTCACCGAAGCCGGGTTTATCGAGGTCAATCCGCATCAGGCCCGGGGCATTCGCCTGCTCGGGCAGCCGCCGCGCCCGGAGCTGCTCGACATCCCCGTGCTCGGCCGCGTCGCTGCCGGTGCGCCGATTGGCGCCGATGCCGACATCCATAGCCGCTTGATGCTCGACCCGGCGCTGTTCTCCCGCACACCCGATTACATGCTGCGGGTGCAGGGTGATTCGATGATCGAGGACGGCATTCTCGACGGTGATCTGGTCGGCGTGCGGCGCAATCCCGAAGCGCTCAACGGCCAGATCGTCGTGGCGCGGCTCGACGGTGAAGTCACCATTAAACGCTTCGAACGGGTTGGCGATGAAGTGCGGCTGTTGCCGCGCAACCCGGCGTACCAGCCGATTGTCGTGCGTGACGATCAGGATCTGGCCATCGAAGGGGTGTTCTGCGGTCTGGTGAGGCAAGGCTGA
- the imuA gene encoding translesion DNA synthesis-associated protein ImuA codes for MGAVVALDTLFNGGQVWRGRPAPPAASPQPTGHAALDAALPSGGWPEAALSEILLAGPGVGELQLVWPTLARLAAAGERIVLVAPPFVPYPQAWENAGVDLRQLSVIQASERDALWAAEQCLRSGSCGAVLCWPHKADDRALRRLQVAAETGQTLAFAWRPLSEAVNPSPAALRIAIDAKPAQLRVLKCRGGLARAAPIAFAVGH; via the coding sequence ATGGGCGCCGTCGTTGCGTTGGATACGCTGTTCAATGGCGGCCAGGTCTGGAGGGGCCGGCCTGCGCCGCCGGCCGCCAGCCCGCAACCCACCGGGCACGCCGCGCTGGACGCAGCATTGCCCAGCGGTGGCTGGCCGGAAGCGGCGCTGAGCGAAATCCTTTTGGCCGGCCCGGGTGTCGGCGAGCTGCAACTGGTGTGGCCGACGCTGGCGCGGTTGGCGGCGGCGGGCGAGCGCATCGTGCTGGTGGCGCCGCCATTCGTGCCGTACCCGCAGGCGTGGGAGAACGCCGGGGTCGATTTGCGCCAGTTGTCGGTGATTCAGGCCAGCGAGCGCGATGCCTTGTGGGCGGCGGAACAGTGCTTGCGTTCGGGCAGTTGCGGCGCGGTGCTGTGCTGGCCGCACAAGGCTGATGACCGCGCATTGCGCCGTTTGCAGGTGGCGGCGGAAACCGGCCAGACCCTGGCGTTTGCGTGGCGTCCGTTGAGTGAAGCGGTCAATCCGTCACCGGCGGCATTACGGATTGCCATCGATGCCAAACCCGCGCAGTTGCGCGTCCTCAAGTGCCGTGGCGGACTCGCGCGTGCGGCGCCGATTGCCTTTGCCGTGGGTCACTGA